A genomic window from Punica granatum isolate Tunisia-2019 chromosome 2, ASM765513v2, whole genome shotgun sequence includes:
- the LOC116195880 gene encoding 18 kDa seed maturation protein-like, which produces MQSAKEAVASAKESLADLGATARYNMEKAKATAQEQMDRMIANTQMDKDLATERKQERIDEAKLGTLEAYNQNAAAREQTAFIGQPGPMTTAGPHASGTHTSSTRG; this is translated from the exons atgcAGTCGGCTAAGGAAGCGGTGGCCTCGGCCAAGGAGTCGTTGGCGGACCTGGGCGCCACCGCGCGGTATAACATGGAGAAGGCGAAAGCTACTGCCCAGGAGCAG ATGGACCGGATGATTGCCAACACCCAGATGGACAAGGACTTGGCCACCGAGAGGAAGCAGGAGAGGATAGATGAAGCCAAGCTCGGCACGCTGGAGGCTTACAACCAGAATGCAGCTGCCCGCGAGCAGACCGCCTTCATTGGCCAACCTGGACCCATGACTACTGCTGGCCCGCACGCATCTGGGACCCATACCAGCAGCACCAGGGGCTAG